A genomic stretch from Sphingobacterium sp. ML3W includes:
- a CDS encoding peptidoglycan recognition family protein, translating to MKYFIKFFFTAFPFFLFAQSPKIVQKPITWNQERVQLSLDYLKNRHGLSQAAPTIQPKMVVVHWTANNSVKATFNTFNPVKLPGRPELTKASPLNVSSQFVIDRDGTIYQFLPDTIFARHTIGLNYCAIGIENIGSRQNPLTDAQLNANEELIRYLSKKYAIEYVIGHHEYQRFKKTSWWKETDPKYITGKDDPGDKFMHALRGRLVDLKLNKMP from the coding sequence ATGAAATACTTTATTAAATTTTTCTTCACAGCATTTCCATTTTTTCTTTTTGCCCAATCACCCAAGATTGTTCAAAAGCCTATTACCTGGAATCAAGAGCGTGTACAGCTGTCTTTGGATTATCTGAAAAATAGACATGGGCTAAGTCAAGCTGCACCGACAATACAGCCTAAAATGGTTGTCGTGCATTGGACAGCTAACAATAGTGTAAAAGCAACATTCAACACCTTTAATCCTGTGAAATTGCCAGGCAGACCTGAGCTGACCAAGGCGAGTCCTTTGAATGTATCTTCTCAATTTGTAATCGACCGTGACGGAACAATCTATCAATTTCTGCCAGATACTATCTTTGCTAGGCATACCATTGGTCTCAATTATTGTGCAATCGGTATCGAAAATATAGGTAGCCGCCAGAATCCTTTGACTGACGCACAGTTGAACGCAAATGAAGAACTGATCCGTTATCTTAGCAAAAAATATGCTATTGAATACGTGATCGGGCATCATGAATATCAACGCTTTAAAAAGACTTCGTGGTGGAAGGAAACCGATCCTAAATACATCACTGGTAAAGATGATCCGGGGGATAAATTTATGCATGCGCTGAGAGGGCGTTTAGTTGATCTGAAGCTAAATAAAATGCCTTAG
- a CDS encoding phosphodiester glycosidase family protein: MKKNILYCRIKMSLMFVLFLISFVSCKKRDDYPKFDDKKEELVPEDVIPPDNKIEQITQRIIDQADVVKVFQMDSTIQLADGLTRTHIRFLNKLNQPTSIQILEIDLNKKIVPYVMSSFDDHLYVAQPISDMAKYNEVSSGGEVLAAINGASATTFSYIKNGRKINISTTSGKQKTQPFFAVQFDGKPYIGNCFDTVQFEFEPYDVNRFKGLISGTEWLQYRGAVIKSTSAVVQANTALGLSSNKSTLYAVVVDGINSSFSVGITFNDLAWVMKAIGAYDAFVVNSGGTSVMTQRKLSQDPNGQTVWDVVNKPPLNMVNTINGIGFVKTK, from the coding sequence ATGAAAAAGAACATATTATATTGCCGAATTAAGATGAGCTTGATGTTTGTCTTGTTTTTGATCTCTTTTGTTTCCTGTAAGAAACGGGATGATTATCCTAAATTTGATGACAAAAAAGAAGAGCTTGTGCCAGAAGATGTTATCCCTCCGGATAATAAAATTGAACAAATTACACAGCGGATTATTGATCAGGCTGATGTTGTTAAGGTCTTTCAAATGGATTCTACGATTCAATTAGCGGATGGGTTAACGCGGACTCACATTCGATTTCTCAATAAGCTCAATCAACCAACGAGCATTCAAATACTTGAAATAGATCTCAACAAAAAGATTGTGCCCTATGTGATGAGTTCGTTCGATGATCATCTGTATGTAGCACAGCCGATTTCTGATATGGCTAAATATAACGAAGTGTCGTCGGGTGGAGAGGTTCTTGCTGCAATCAATGGGGCTTCTGCTACGACCTTTTCTTATATAAAAAATGGTAGGAAAATCAATATCTCGACCACCTCAGGAAAACAAAAGACGCAACCTTTCTTTGCTGTTCAGTTCGATGGTAAACCCTATATTGGGAATTGCTTTGATACAGTTCAGTTTGAATTTGAACCTTATGATGTTAATAGATTCAAAGGTTTGATCTCAGGAACGGAGTGGTTGCAGTATAGAGGGGCTGTTATAAAATCGACATCAGCTGTAGTGCAAGCTAATACTGCTCTTGGGCTCTCGTCCAATAAATCTACCTTGTATGCTGTTGTTGTGGATGGAATAAATAGCAGTTTTTCGGTCGGTATTACTTTTAATGATTTAGCATGGGTGATGAAAGCGATTGGTGCTTATGATGCCTTTGTCGTGAATAGTGGTGGAACGAGTGTAATGACTCAGCGAAAGCTTTCGCAGGATCCAAATGGACAAACTGTATGGGATGTTGTAAATAAGCCTCCGCTAAATATGGTTAATACAATAAACGGTATTGGTTTCGTGAAAACGAAATAA
- a CDS encoding DUF1343 domain-containing protein: protein MMKYTLLKLTVAVSIFSFISCGHPLRSVQVNKKSDVGSVGEMASAVITPGADQLPLYLPQLKGKKVGIMGNQTSIVGGDKRHLVDVLLENKVDLKFAFAPEHGFRGNVERGEKFGNDVDQKTGLPLFTLYGGNKKQDSIVNSIDVMIFDLQDVGARFYTYITSLHRVMELCAKHNKKLIVLDRPNPNGDQVDGPVRHDDKFKSDVSWHKIAMIHGLTIGELAQMINGEKWLENGRQADVQVVKVQNWDHKKMYDLPVIPSPSIPNQLSVRLYLSLCLFEGTDISVGRGTDWPFQVLGYTNPVYGSFTFTPGERHGMSKHVEGKGAMNYGVDLRNLNPDKQKFTLKYLLDFYNKTPDKTTFFARPEFFDKLAGTDQLRKQIIAGESEGQIRASWAADLKVYKQMRKKYLLYSDFE from the coding sequence ATGATGAAATATACCTTGTTAAAATTAACCGTTGCGGTGTCTATTTTCTCCTTTATCTCTTGTGGTCATCCCTTAAGGTCGGTACAGGTGAACAAAAAGAGTGATGTGGGGTCAGTAGGAGAAATGGCCAGTGCTGTTATTACTCCGGGGGCTGACCAGTTGCCGCTGTATCTGCCGCAGTTAAAAGGTAAGAAGGTTGGGATTATGGGAAATCAGACTTCAATTGTGGGGGGTGACAAAAGACATTTAGTGGATGTTTTGCTTGAAAATAAGGTCGATCTGAAATTTGCCTTTGCTCCGGAACATGGTTTTCGAGGTAACGTCGAGCGTGGCGAGAAGTTCGGTAACGATGTCGATCAGAAAACGGGCTTACCGCTATTTACTTTATATGGTGGTAATAAAAAACAAGATTCTATTGTCAATTCCATTGATGTTATGATTTTTGACCTGCAGGATGTTGGTGCGCGTTTCTATACGTATATTACTTCTTTGCACCGTGTCATGGAATTATGTGCAAAGCATAATAAAAAACTGATTGTGTTGGATCGACCTAATCCAAATGGTGATCAAGTAGATGGGCCTGTTCGCCATGATGATAAATTTAAGTCAGATGTTTCGTGGCATAAAATTGCCATGATTCATGGATTAACCATTGGTGAACTCGCACAGATGATCAATGGAGAAAAATGGCTGGAGAACGGGCGTCAGGCTGATGTGCAGGTTGTGAAAGTGCAAAATTGGGATCATAAGAAGATGTATGATCTGCCTGTTATTCCATCGCCAAGCATACCTAATCAGCTTTCTGTGCGCTTATATCTCTCATTGTGTTTGTTTGAGGGAACAGATATTTCGGTAGGTCGCGGTACGGACTGGCCTTTTCAGGTATTGGGATATACAAATCCTGTTTATGGATCTTTTACATTTACTCCGGGTGAACGTCATGGTATGTCGAAGCATGTGGAGGGGAAAGGCGCTATGAATTATGGTGTCGACCTACGTAACCTGAATCCTGATAAACAAAAATTTACACTAAAATACTTGCTGGATTTTTATAACAAGACACCGGATAAGACTACGTTTTTTGCTAGACCAGAATTTTTTGATAAGCTAGCCGGGACAGATCAATTGCGCAAACAAATTATAGCAGGAGAGTCCGAGGGACAGATTCGGGCATCTTGGGCTGCAGACTTGAAGGTTTACAAGCAAATGCGCAAAAAGTACCTGTTGTACAGCGATTTTGAATAG
- a CDS encoding SusD/RagB family nutrient-binding outer membrane lipoprotein produces MNKYKRIVSFLLVLTLFSSCSKNWLDINIDPNTPSSTVASVQSRLAWIQHYYMYAQGTAGTRAGFVTQQLTFVNSTASNSMIAGWNPAAGMSTTPYQFFFVGAGANFKDMEDKATADKAYHYLGALHAIRAMGFMLMTDWYGEMPYTEALGTIITPKFDGGKVIFEGCLADIDKAIEFFNMAQPGTAAPLSAGDSWNGGDVGKWLKMCYGLKARWLNNLSKKSALYKPDDVLAALSKAATSVGESTVIAHMDDATDNIGDILFADPVKTSIVFNNAGMNTNILVTKWYENLLTNFDNKGVEDPRADKLLPWAEYGYPKKMIRSKGVDVQSKIRMESGPIASSFNVKDVEIESNGRKVAPHSWYINSANTARWGDTVYVSIKSSSKGYDKDKSDIYRWKDSPDENSGTIAASGTFYSRPDAPTHLVAYPEMCFIKAEVLFNKGDRAGAFNAYKDGIKAHIDLMNMKLNSYGNINVSKSPMAQVKIDNFLNNGIGTAGNITLAKIMTQKFIALSFSQQNWNDMRRYDFSNSVYPGWAVPYEYTVTAAAQLKIPQGKQFRRVRQVSHEINYNSDNLKASHPNALNDDIWSFPVWWDTKE; encoded by the coding sequence ATGAATAAATATAAGAGAATAGTCTCATTTCTGTTGGTTCTAACTTTATTTTCGTCCTGTAGTAAAAATTGGTTGGATATCAATATAGATCCCAATACGCCTTCAAGTACCGTTGCTTCGGTTCAAAGTCGTTTGGCTTGGATACAGCATTATTATATGTATGCACAAGGGACAGCGGGAACACGCGCGGGTTTTGTGACACAGCAACTGACATTTGTCAACAGTACTGCATCAAACAGTATGATTGCTGGCTGGAATCCTGCGGCAGGTATGTCGACCACGCCCTATCAGTTTTTCTTTGTCGGAGCAGGGGCCAATTTTAAAGATATGGAAGATAAGGCTACGGCAGACAAGGCTTATCATTATCTTGGTGCATTGCACGCTATCCGCGCAATGGGTTTTATGCTGATGACGGATTGGTATGGAGAGATGCCATATACGGAGGCCTTGGGTACCATTATAACACCAAAGTTTGATGGTGGAAAAGTAATCTTCGAAGGTTGTCTTGCTGATATTGATAAAGCCATTGAATTTTTTAATATGGCTCAGCCGGGTACTGCGGCACCTTTGTCAGCTGGTGATAGCTGGAATGGTGGTGATGTCGGTAAATGGTTGAAAATGTGTTATGGGCTAAAAGCAAGGTGGTTAAATAACTTGTCGAAAAAGAGCGCTTTATACAAGCCAGATGATGTGTTGGCAGCGTTAAGTAAGGCTGCTACTTCGGTTGGAGAAAGCACCGTAATTGCCCATATGGATGATGCTACTGATAATATCGGGGATATCCTATTTGCAGATCCTGTAAAAACATCTATCGTTTTTAATAATGCGGGTATGAATACCAATATCTTGGTTACTAAGTGGTATGAAAATTTATTGACCAATTTTGACAATAAAGGTGTGGAGGATCCGCGGGCGGACAAATTATTGCCTTGGGCAGAGTACGGTTATCCAAAAAAGATGATCCGGTCTAAGGGTGTTGATGTGCAATCGAAAATCCGAATGGAATCAGGCCCTATAGCATCATCTTTTAACGTAAAAGATGTCGAAATAGAAAGTAACGGACGTAAAGTGGCGCCGCATTCTTGGTATATAAATTCAGCAAATACAGCAAGATGGGGTGATACAGTTTATGTTTCAATTAAAAGTAGTTCTAAGGGGTACGATAAAGATAAGTCTGATATTTATAGATGGAAGGATTCTCCAGATGAAAATAGTGGAACGATAGCTGCTTCAGGTACTTTTTATTCACGTCCGGATGCGCCTACCCATCTGGTTGCCTATCCTGAAATGTGCTTTATAAAGGCAGAAGTGCTATTTAACAAAGGCGACAGAGCAGGAGCTTTTAATGCCTATAAAGATGGAATTAAAGCACATATAGATTTAATGAATATGAAGCTTAATTCTTATGGAAATATTAACGTGAGTAAATCGCCAATGGCGCAGGTCAAGATTGATAATTTCCTAAACAATGGCATTGGTACGGCTGGAAATATTACACTGGCTAAAATTATGACGCAAAAATTTATCGCACTTTCGTTCTCGCAGCAAAACTGGAATGATATGCGTCGCTACGATTTCAGCAATTCGGTATATCCGGGCTGGGCTGTTCCTTATGAGTATACAGTGACTGCTGCCGCACAGCTAAAAATACCGCAAGGAAAGCAGTTCAGAAGAGTGCGTCAAGTTTCGCATGAGATCAACTATAATTCCGATAATTTAAAAGCATCTCATCCAAATGCGTTGAATGACGATATATGGTCATTTCCGGTTTGGTGGGATACTAAAGAATAG
- a CDS encoding DUF4397 domain-containing protein, protein MRFLYKTIFFGLAAFGMVACKKSIQDFGQVEFLDSSDVIVKINMASIYPDDRYMYVKFDGQRVTSLIRGREPFPGGGYNTRGDSRPDFLKYKAGNIKVQVGLPYRVDDGRDSIVLYETQVNFEAGKRYTLHVTDTASNTKMILNEEDLSRPDSTQARYRFTNLMPNVPAVDLYYGAAATATEPTQDSLVAKNIKYLESSPYFELNRIATRTWKIRPAGAPVTNASVIAFYSNAGAVLDRRSYTVYALGYNGFTTAIMKPYLSFFLVR, encoded by the coding sequence ATGAGATTTTTATATAAAACTATATTTTTTGGACTAGCGGCATTTGGAATGGTTGCTTGTAAAAAATCTATTCAAGACTTTGGTCAAGTAGAGTTCTTGGATAGTAGTGATGTTATCGTTAAAATAAATATGGCTTCAATTTATCCTGATGATCGCTATATGTATGTTAAATTTGATGGACAACGGGTTACTTCACTAATCAGGGGTCGAGAGCCATTTCCGGGTGGTGGTTATAATACAAGAGGGGATTCTCGGCCTGATTTTTTGAAATATAAGGCTGGTAATATTAAGGTTCAGGTGGGACTTCCCTATCGTGTGGATGATGGTAGGGACTCAATAGTTCTGTATGAAACCCAGGTGAATTTCGAAGCAGGGAAAAGGTATACATTGCATGTGACCGATACAGCTAGTAATACCAAAATGATTTTGAATGAAGAAGATTTATCCCGGCCTGACTCTACGCAGGCTCGTTATCGATTCACGAATCTGATGCCTAATGTTCCTGCGGTAGATTTGTATTATGGGGCGGCGGCAACTGCTACTGAGCCAACCCAAGATTCTTTGGTTGCAAAAAATATCAAATATCTCGAGAGTAGTCCTTATTTTGAATTGAATCGTATTGCGACGAGGACCTGGAAGATCCGACCTGCTGGTGCTCCGGTTACAAATGCCTCGGTTATTGCGTTTTATTCGAATGCTGGTGCTGTTCTTGATAGAAGGTCCTATACTGTGTATGCGTTAGGGTATAATGGATTTACGACAGCGATTATGAAGCCTTATCTGTCATTTTTCTTAGTCCGATAA
- a CDS encoding SusD/RagB family nutrient-binding outer membrane lipoprotein: MRKRFYIIVVAVLMVMSGCRKYLDINENPSNPQLVKAELLLAPIIAQMASGYSQDQRQMNKFNQTILGGSSDVSSKIWEKHGFPERSDVGGVMWRMVYFDLGLNLERMIKDALENEKYEYAAIGYAIKAWGYQSLTDYHGPVILDEAFRSNQLSFKYNDQPEVYAKVRQWCDSALLYLDKKSPIDYSASLNSIKGDNLYRGNMEQWRRFVYGLKAIQYIHLVNKQDFKSKYADSVAKFVDLSFQSISDDAGIKFTGDKSANANVVSALFGIYTTSYYNRAGKPIVSYLTGGLRGTPIENPKSSTDPRLSRMLMINNVRDSIYIGGEPNVTNSTVPNILGEFVNNTYQGKFIFRNTVDFPLMTHAQLQLVKAEALFVKGDKSGAYDAYQKGIVAHMNFVNKYIDNKEVAISLNDMKAYLEGGEVAKSAADLTLADIMGQKYIVQWGWGGLEQWCDLRKYRYSPDVFRQYIPLSGSQLTYNDYCYRVRPRYNSEYVWNEKELDRWGALEPEYITKPTWFVTAEN, from the coding sequence ATGCGGAAACGTTTCTATATAATCGTTGTTGCAGTACTCATGGTGATGAGTGGTTGCAGAAAATACTTGGATATAAATGAAAATCCGTCTAATCCACAGTTGGTGAAAGCTGAGTTGTTATTAGCGCCTATTATAGCGCAGATGGCTAGTGGATATTCGCAAGATCAGCGTCAGATGAATAAGTTTAATCAGACTATTCTTGGCGGGAGTAGTGATGTTTCTTCCAAAATTTGGGAAAAACATGGTTTTCCGGAAAGAAGCGATGTTGGGGGTGTCATGTGGCGTATGGTATATTTTGATCTGGGTTTGAATCTGGAACGCATGATAAAAGATGCGCTGGAAAATGAAAAATATGAGTATGCGGCGATTGGTTATGCGATAAAAGCTTGGGGGTACCAATCTCTAACAGATTATCATGGGCCGGTTATCCTAGATGAGGCATTTCGCTCAAACCAACTTTCGTTCAAGTACAATGATCAGCCGGAGGTTTATGCGAAAGTAAGGCAATGGTGTGATTCAGCATTGTTATACCTCGATAAAAAGAGCCCGATAGATTATAGTGCTTCATTGAATTCTATAAAAGGAGATAATTTATATCGGGGTAATATGGAGCAGTGGCGGCGTTTTGTTTATGGTTTGAAAGCGATACAATATATTCATTTGGTCAATAAGCAGGATTTTAAAAGTAAGTATGCTGATTCTGTGGCAAAATTTGTTGACCTGTCCTTTCAATCTATCTCTGATGATGCAGGGATCAAATTTACTGGAGATAAGTCCGCGAATGCGAATGTTGTAAGTGCTTTGTTTGGGATCTATACAACTTCCTATTATAACCGTGCAGGAAAACCTATTGTCAGTTATCTTACAGGGGGGCTTCGTGGTACGCCAATTGAAAATCCAAAATCATCTACTGATCCTCGTTTGTCCCGCATGCTGATGATAAATAATGTGAGGGATAGTATTTATATCGGAGGGGAGCCAAATGTTACGAATAGTACCGTGCCAAATATTCTTGGAGAATTTGTGAACAATACCTATCAGGGGAAATTTATCTTTAGAAATACGGTCGATTTTCCCTTAATGACACATGCGCAATTGCAATTAGTGAAAGCCGAAGCCTTGTTTGTTAAAGGAGATAAATCTGGTGCATATGATGCTTATCAAAAAGGAATTGTGGCACATATGAACTTTGTGAATAAGTATATAGATAATAAAGAAGTTGCGATTTCGCTGAATGATATGAAGGCTTATCTGGAAGGAGGGGAAGTTGCAAAATCTGCCGCGGACTTGACTTTGGCTGATATTATGGGACAGAAATATATTGTTCAATGGGGGTGGGGTGGCCTGGAGCAATGGTGTGACCTTAGGAAATATCGTTACAGTCCAGACGTATTTAGACAGTATATTCCATTAAGTGGCAGTCAGCTTACTTATAATGATTATTGTTACAGGGTGAGGCCGCGTTATAATTCAGAGTATGTCTGGAATGAAAAAGAATTGGATCGTTGGGGCGCATTGGAACCTGAATATATTACTAAACCAACCTGGTTTGTTACTGCTGAGAATTGA
- a CDS encoding SusC/RagA family TonB-linked outer membrane protein, translating to MKRSLLLLMSLLCMYCTAFSQKVITGKVTDTKGEALKGVTVLEKGKNTQTATSSIGAYKITVSDGATLIFRSVGYTSAEENIQGRSVINVVLSDNSAAIDEVIVTAYGIKRDRKSLGYSTPIVSGDDVSDTQRESFFQGLQGRVPGLSINSTSGLPGASAQIVLRGFASISGDNNALIVVDGIPINNSTINENDLASNGANQSLDYSNRAMDINPDDIETYTVLKGPEATAQFGSQGAGGAILITTKKGKAGKFTTNYTFSGRVESVNKFPERQYVYAQGLNGSYDGTALTALGPRYPEGVHIYEDNVKNFFTTGYNQKHSLAFEGGTEKVTYRWSNEYNNNTGVVPNTLYRRFSTRLNSTAKFGDKLEFNTSLNYVYSKNDKVRRGASGYLMTLMSFNPIFDVRDWIDDKGNRVLHNSDIFNERDNPFWDVYRNTAYDLVNRVLATSNISYRANSWLSLNGIIGVDFSNTLGQSVYHPQSFSGSGSSTAMRNGSINEYTVNGRILSGSFMANVKKNLSKDFSFRANLGAEFKDYDFLTNSQYGEDFYDPDFYSINNTFPSSRLVRSAAANFRTVGFMAQTGFGYLNDMVYLNLTGRLDAASRMMPNNPYFAYPSASLAFNFTDLDFFKDKVSWMTNGKYRISVGTTGKAPYKSYYTLSNFEPKNTTGGGFAYGVNGGNPNLKAEKTRDFETGLELALLDRRLTFDFSYFNRLSTGQIIMPRLSYGSGFVLRMMNGGEVKTYGAELQTTINPIRRDNLNWDLTFNFTQYKGKVLSLAEDLPELYESDTQVLGGVRSGVVPGYSIGTLTGTRFKRNDRGDVLINAQTGLPIAGTDRYYPIGDRIPDFTLGIVNKLTYKDFYLTFLWDWRKGGDVLNGLDYRLYINGMSSKTLNREEPRVIAGVLEDGLQNTENPTINRIAVTPYSSSGYYTVNTEPQMFIEKDIYTLRLRDVTLRYNLPKHLTRKIGAQAGLSVFFTATDVFLFTNYTGLDPESNMNTPGLGGIGGYGIDFGNMAKPRGFNFGLTLKL from the coding sequence ATGAAAAGAAGTCTGCTCTTGCTAATGAGCTTACTATGTATGTACTGTACTGCTTTTTCCCAAAAAGTCATTACAGGTAAAGTAACTGATACAAAAGGTGAAGCGTTAAAAGGCGTTACTGTTCTAGAAAAAGGAAAGAACACGCAAACTGCAACCAGTTCTATCGGTGCTTACAAAATTACGGTAAGTGACGGTGCGACATTGATTTTTCGATCTGTAGGCTATACGTCTGCTGAAGAAAATATCCAGGGTCGATCAGTAATTAATGTTGTTCTCTCTGATAACAGCGCGGCAATAGACGAGGTCATCGTGACTGCCTATGGTATCAAGAGGGATAGAAAGTCCTTAGGGTATTCAACGCCAATCGTTTCTGGTGACGATGTGTCGGATACACAGCGGGAATCCTTTTTTCAAGGCCTCCAAGGTCGTGTCCCAGGTTTATCTATTAATAGTACAAGTGGTTTGCCTGGTGCTTCCGCGCAAATTGTACTTAGAGGATTTGCATCTATATCAGGGGATAATAATGCGCTCATTGTTGTAGATGGGATACCGATAAATAATTCTACTATAAATGAGAATGATCTTGCAAGTAATGGAGCTAACCAGAGTTTGGATTATTCCAATAGAGCTATGGATATCAATCCAGATGATATCGAGACCTATACAGTTTTGAAGGGGCCTGAAGCTACAGCTCAGTTTGGTAGTCAAGGTGCTGGTGGCGCAATTTTAATTACCACAAAAAAAGGAAAAGCAGGCAAGTTCACTACGAACTATACCTTCTCGGGGCGTGTTGAAAGCGTTAATAAATTTCCTGAAAGGCAGTATGTGTATGCGCAAGGGTTGAATGGTTCCTATGATGGAACAGCGTTGACTGCACTTGGTCCGCGCTATCCTGAAGGTGTTCATATTTATGAAGATAATGTAAAAAATTTCTTTACCACTGGTTATAATCAAAAACATAGTTTGGCTTTTGAGGGTGGAACTGAAAAAGTAACTTATCGCTGGTCAAATGAATATAATAACAATACTGGTGTAGTACCCAATACCTTGTATAGACGTTTTTCAACGCGGTTAAATAGTACGGCTAAGTTTGGAGATAAATTAGAATTCAATACCTCATTGAATTATGTTTATTCAAAAAATGATAAGGTTAGAAGGGGGGCTTCTGGCTATCTAATGACATTGATGAGCTTTAATCCGATTTTTGACGTACGCGACTGGATAGATGATAAGGGCAATCGGGTGCTTCATAATTCCGATATTTTTAATGAAAGAGATAATCCTTTTTGGGATGTTTATCGGAATACAGCGTATGACCTCGTTAATCGTGTGCTCGCGACCTCCAATATCTCCTATCGTGCAAACAGCTGGTTGAGTCTGAATGGGATTATTGGTGTCGATTTTTCAAATACATTAGGACAGAGTGTGTATCATCCACAATCTTTTTCGGGTTCTGGTTCTAGTACTGCTATGAGAAATGGTTCTATCAATGAATACACTGTAAACGGACGTATTCTTTCGGGGTCGTTCATGGCAAATGTAAAAAAGAATTTATCAAAGGATTTTTCTTTTCGTGCAAATCTAGGTGCTGAATTTAAAGACTATGATTTCTTGACAAATTCACAATATGGCGAGGATTTCTATGATCCGGATTTTTATAGTATTAATAATACATTTCCAAGTTCAAGGCTCGTAAGGAGTGCTGCAGCAAATTTTCGAACAGTAGGATTTATGGCGCAGACCGGATTTGGATATTTAAACGATATGGTCTACCTGAATTTGACGGGCCGTTTGGATGCGGCCTCGCGTATGATGCCTAATAATCCATATTTTGCCTATCCTTCTGCTTCATTGGCTTTTAATTTTACTGATCTGGATTTTTTCAAGGACAAGGTTTCTTGGATGACCAATGGAAAGTATCGGATTTCAGTAGGTACTACAGGAAAAGCACCATATAAGAGTTACTATACACTCTCAAATTTTGAACCAAAGAATACGACAGGGGGTGGGTTTGCTTATGGAGTTAATGGTGGGAACCCTAATTTGAAGGCAGAAAAAACGAGGGATTTTGAAACAGGTTTAGAGCTGGCGTTGTTGGATAGGAGGTTAACCTTTGATTTTAGCTATTTTAATCGCTTAAGTACCGGCCAGATTATTATGCCTAGATTGAGTTATGGTTCTGGATTTGTACTGCGAATGATGAATGGAGGTGAGGTGAAAACTTATGGTGCGGAATTGCAGACAACGATTAATCCGATCAGAAGGGATAATCTTAATTGGGATCTAACCTTCAACTTTACACAATATAAAGGTAAGGTGCTGTCGCTTGCGGAGGATCTTCCAGAGCTTTACGAATCAGATACACAAGTATTGGGTGGCGTTCGGTCTGGAGTGGTTCCTGGATATAGTATTGGTACGTTGACGGGTACCCGATTCAAAAGAAATGATCGTGGAGATGTTTTGATCAATGCGCAGACAGGATTGCCAATAGCAGGTACGGACCGTTATTATCCTATTGGAGATCGAATCCCTGATTTTACGCTTGGAATAGTCAATAAATTGACCTATAAAGATTTTTACCTTACATTTTTGTGGGACTGGCGGAAAGGTGGAGATGTACTGAATGGTTTGGATTATAGATTGTATATCAATGGGATGTCTTCTAAAACACTAAATAGGGAGGAACCAAGGGTGATTGCGGGGGTACTGGAGGATGGTTTGCAGAATACCGAAAATCCGACTATAAATAGGATTGCTGTGACTCCTTATTCTTCTTCTGGGTATTATACGGTTAATACAGAGCCTCAGATGTTTATAGAAAAGGATATCTATACATTGCGTTTACGTGATGTTACGTTGAGGTATAATTTGCCGAAACATCTGACCCGAAAAATTGGGGCGCAAGCTGGTCTGAGTGTGTTTTTTACAGCTACTGATGTTTTTTTGTTTACAAATTATACAGGATTAGATCCTGAAAGTAATATGAATACCCCTGGCTTAGGCGGTATTGGTGGTTATGGTATCGACTTTGGGAACATGGCGAAACCTAGGGGTTTTAACTTTGGTCTTACTTTAAAATTATAG